One region of Mucilaginibacter sp. 14171R-50 genomic DNA includes:
- a CDS encoding CYTH domain-containing protein, with product MPTEIERKFLVDHEKWAAVAKPDGKDYEQGYILSEEKRTVRIRVTGDAAFLTLKGPSAGISRSEYEYRIPVAEGAEILDSFAVSGIQKTRYNVEVAGHTWEVDVFAGENSGLIVAEIELQHEDETFEKPDWIGREVSTDTRYTNAALSVYPYNTWK from the coding sequence ATGCCAACCGAAATAGAAAGAAAGTTTTTAGTTGATCACGAAAAATGGGCAGCAGTTGCCAAACCCGACGGTAAAGATTACGAACAAGGTTATATTTTAAGCGAGGAAAAACGTACCGTTAGGATACGCGTTACCGGCGATGCCGCCTTTCTTACACTTAAAGGACCGTCTGCCGGCATAAGCCGCAGCGAGTATGAATACCGGATACCGGTAGCCGAGGGTGCCGAAATACTGGACAGCTTTGCCGTGTCGGGTATTCAAAAAACAAGATATAACGTGGAAGTTGCCGGGCATACCTGGGAAGTAGACGTTTTTGCCGGAGAAAACAGCGGGCTAATTGTTGCCGAGATAGAGTTACAGCACGAAGATGAAACCTTTGAAAAGCCCGACTGGATAGGGCGGGAGGTTAGCACCGATACACGTTACACCAACGCCGCCCTTTCGGTTTATCCTTATAATACATGGAAGTAA
- a CDS encoding carboxypeptidase regulatory-like domain-containing protein, whose translation MNLKKIALVISLISCLAAPAFAQRDTVSLNTIIAKTAKYALSFPVEKVYLHLDKPYYSAGDTIWFKAYVTIDKHLPTTLSNIVYVDIASPDSMVRFLKLPVVNGVAHGNIILDPGSFKQGNYHLRAYTAWMRNFDADYFYNKNVTIGNAIQGAVNTDITFNTTPGQPKVSAAITYKQPGEVLAGKKVNWSITNATGDELSKGKGTTDQNGVLNVVLNENAATSLKNATLTTSIDLGNRKESLNKFPLTNAIAERDVQFFPEGGELTMGIRSKVAFKAVNTNGLGMDIKGTVTDNTGAVVANLESQHLGMGVFAMMPEDGKTYKANITFADGIKTTYDMPRVKPAGITLAVYNNDPENINVKLSANDPYFKANQGRAFYIIAQNAGIIYFAAQTTLQEQSYSASIPKSKFPAGVIQLTLFSERGIALSERIVFIKRAADMLNLTLTPDRKTFTTRQKVKFAVSAKNNALPVAGEFSVSVIDESKVPYDENAETTIMTNLLLTSDIKGYIEKPNYYFISKDVNADTNLDILMLTQGYRRISYRNILTARYPQIYLYPEQHGLEISGILRNNTGMPIAKGNLTLQIPSKKIYTQTVTDMTGNFKFSGLNFPDSSQVVISARNNVNSKALMIGVNGDSYQPATKNINALDEVPNIDSSLKTLLLNSKRQYDNLHILKEVVIKSTSLVKKASHSDYGTLSALPVIADQTITGERFKGCTNLYQCLPSMLLGVSVDDNNLFFTKNLSNNNRLPIQVFVNGKPVDYSYLSSLSGTDVETIEVFKNDGLSNINQNYQSDGILSIITRKIQTTKITFAQLQEMLPKGNLLTFNAQGYTVAREFYSPKYDALKQGGALGGDLRSTIFWSPNIKTDKTGVASFDYFNSDGKGTYCATIEGIDADGNLGRQVFRYTVK comes from the coding sequence ATGAACCTGAAAAAAATTGCGTTGGTTATATCCCTTATATCTTGTTTAGCTGCCCCGGCATTTGCTCAAAGGGACACTGTTAGCTTAAATACCATTATTGCCAAAACCGCTAAATATGCACTTAGCTTCCCTGTAGAAAAAGTTTACCTGCATTTAGATAAACCTTACTATAGCGCCGGCGACACCATCTGGTTTAAGGCTTATGTAACCATTGATAAACACCTGCCTACTACGCTAAGCAATATTGTTTATGTAGATATTGCCAGCCCCGATTCGATGGTACGATTTCTTAAACTGCCGGTTGTAAACGGTGTTGCTCACGGTAACATCATACTCGACCCGGGAAGCTTTAAGCAGGGCAACTACCATTTAAGGGCGTACACCGCCTGGATGCGCAATTTTGATGCTGATTATTTTTACAATAAAAACGTAACCATAGGCAACGCCATACAAGGTGCCGTTAACACCGATATTACTTTTAACACCACACCCGGCCAGCCTAAAGTAAGCGCGGCAATTACTTACAAGCAACCCGGCGAAGTGCTGGCAGGCAAAAAAGTGAACTGGAGCATAACCAATGCAACCGGCGATGAGCTAAGCAAAGGCAAAGGCACTACCGATCAAAACGGTGTGCTCAATGTAGTTTTAAACGAAAACGCCGCCACGTCCTTAAAAAATGCCACCCTAACCACCTCTATCGACCTGGGTAACCGTAAAGAATCGTTAAACAAATTCCCCCTAACCAACGCCATTGCCGAGCGCGATGTTCAGTTTTTTCCGGAAGGTGGCGAACTTACCATGGGCATACGCTCTAAAGTAGCTTTTAAAGCCGTAAACACGAACGGGCTTGGTATGGATATAAAAGGCACCGTTACTGATAATACAGGTGCGGTAGTGGCTAACCTGGAGTCGCAGCACCTGGGGATGGGTGTGTTTGCCATGATGCCAGAGGATGGCAAAACTTATAAAGCCAACATCACTTTTGCCGATGGCATTAAAACAACCTACGATATGCCACGGGTAAAACCCGCGGGCATTACCCTGGCGGTGTACAATAACGACCCTGAGAACATCAACGTAAAGCTATCGGCAAACGATCCTTATTTTAAGGCTAACCAGGGCAGGGCCTTTTATATTATTGCCCAAAACGCAGGCATTATATATTTTGCCGCGCAAACTACGCTGCAGGAACAAAGTTATAGCGCCAGCATCCCCAAAAGCAAATTCCCTGCGGGTGTTATCCAGTTAACACTTTTTAGCGAACGCGGTATTGCCCTAAGTGAGCGGATCGTATTTATTAAGCGCGCTGCCGATATGCTTAACCTTACACTTACCCCCGACCGCAAGACTTTTACAACAAGGCAGAAGGTTAAGTTCGCGGTGTCGGCAAAAAACAATGCGCTGCCGGTTGCCGGCGAATTCTCGGTATCTGTTATCGATGAATCTAAGGTGCCTTATGACGAGAACGCCGAAACAACCATCATGACAAACCTGCTGCTTACCTCAGACATTAAGGGGTATATCGAAAAGCCTAATTATTACTTCATAAGTAAGGATGTTAACGCCGATACCAACCTGGATATTTTGATGCTTACGCAAGGTTACCGCCGCATATCTTACCGCAACATTTTAACCGCCAGGTATCCGCAGATATATTTATACCCCGAGCAGCATGGCCTTGAAATTAGTGGTATACTACGCAACAATACAGGTATGCCAATAGCTAAAGGCAATTTAACCCTGCAGATACCGTCGAAAAAAATATATACGCAAACCGTAACGGATATGACGGGTAATTTTAAGTTTTCGGGGCTCAACTTCCCGGATTCATCGCAGGTAGTCATCAGCGCGCGAAACAACGTAAACAGCAAGGCTTTAATGATAGGCGTAAACGGCGACAGCTATCAGCCCGCTACAAAAAACATAAACGCTTTGGATGAGGTGCCCAATATCGACAGCTCATTAAAAACCCTGCTGCTGAACAGCAAACGCCAGTACGATAACCTGCACATTCTTAAAGAGGTTGTCATCAAATCCACATCGCTGGTTAAAAAGGCCAGCCATAGTGATTACGGCACCTTATCGGCCCTGCCCGTGATAGCCGACCAAACCATTACCGGCGAACGGTTTAAAGGTTGCACCAACCTGTATCAATGCCTTCCGTCAATGTTGCTGGGTGTTAGCGTAGATGATAATAACCTGTTTTTCACAAAAAACCTGTCTAATAACAACCGCCTGCCCATACAGGTTTTTGTGAACGGCAAACCGGTTGATTACAGTTACCTGAGCAGCTTATCGGGCACTGATGTAGAGACGATAGAGGTTTTTAAAAACGACGGACTGAGTAACATTAATCAAAACTACCAGTCGGATGGTATCCTATCCATTATTACCCGTAAAATACAAACAACTAAAATAACATTTGCCCAGTTACAGGAAATGCTGCCAAAAGGCAACCTGCTTACCTTTAACGCCCAGGGGTACACCGTAGCGCGCGAGTTTTACTCGCCAAAATACGACGCCTTAAAACAGGGCGGCGCTTTGGGCGGCGACCTGCGCAGCACCATTTTCTGGAGCCCTAACATAAAAACTGATAAAACGGGTGTCGCTTCGTTCGATTATTTTAATTCAGACGGAAAAGGAACCTACTGCGCCACTATTGAAGGTATAGATGCAGATGGTAACCTGGGCAGGCAGGTGTTTCGCTATACGGTGAAGTAA
- a CDS encoding aldo/keto reductase, with product MNNAATYPKTFSIGGDLPVNRIGYGAMRITGKGIWGPPKDKDEAIRVLKRAIELGVNFIDTADSYGPHISEELIAEALYPYPADLVIGTKGGLLRTGPDQWPINSSPAHLKEALEGSLKRLKLDQIDLYQLHRIDPNVPAEQTFEFLKQAQADGKVRHIGLSEVDIDDIKKAQDYFEVVSVQNMYSVDNRKWEGVLNYCEDNDIAFIPWFPLNAGNVSAQEKLQQVAEKHGATVHQVALSWLLNHSKNILLIPGTSSVAHLEENMKTANVALDAEDMNELDSISPPVG from the coding sequence ATGAATAACGCAGCAACATACCCAAAAACATTCAGCATTGGCGGCGACCTGCCCGTTAACCGCATAGGTTACGGCGCCATGCGTATCACCGGCAAGGGCATTTGGGGCCCGCCAAAAGATAAAGACGAAGCTATACGTGTTTTAAAGCGTGCGATAGAACTGGGCGTAAACTTTATTGATACCGCCGATAGCTATGGCCCTCATATTTCTGAAGAGTTGATAGCCGAAGCGCTGTACCCTTATCCGGCCGATCTGGTAATAGGTACCAAGGGAGGCTTACTGCGCACCGGGCCCGACCAATGGCCCATAAATTCCAGTCCGGCGCATTTAAAAGAAGCTTTAGAAGGCAGCCTGAAACGCTTGAAGCTTGATCAGATAGACCTGTACCAACTGCACCGCATAGACCCCAATGTGCCTGCCGAACAAACCTTCGAGTTTTTAAAACAAGCGCAGGCCGATGGCAAGGTACGCCATATAGGCCTCTCCGAGGTGGATATAGACGATATCAAAAAAGCGCAGGACTACTTTGAAGTAGTATCGGTACAAAATATGTACAGCGTAGATAACCGTAAATGGGAAGGTGTGTTAAATTATTGCGAGGATAACGACATAGCGTTCATCCCCTGGTTCCCGCTTAACGCGGGCAATGTTTCGGCCCAGGAAAAGCTGCAGCAGGTGGCAGAAAAACACGGCGCAACTGTTCACCAGGTTGCTTTAAGCTGGCTATTAAACCATTCCAAAAACATTTTACTGATACCCGGCACATCAAGCGTAGCGCATTTGGAAGAGAATATGAAAACGGCTAATGTAGCGCTCGACGCCGAAGACATGAACGAACTGGATAGCATATCGCCACCGGTTGGATAA
- a CDS encoding RNA methyltransferase → MRKLKLDELNRATIDEFKAQDKLPVAVVLDNVRSMHNIGSIFRTADGFAVEQVCLCGITAQPPHREIEKTALGATQSVTWAYFETPMQAVERLRANGYKIIAIEQAENSVMLNTFTPAVNQKYALIFGNEVNGVSDEVMRHIDACIEIPQFGTKHSFNIVVSAGIVLWDFFAKMTT, encoded by the coding sequence ATGCGCAAACTAAAGCTCGACGAACTGAACCGTGCCACTATTGATGAATTTAAGGCGCAGGATAAGCTGCCGGTAGCCGTAGTGCTTGATAATGTGCGCAGCATGCACAATATTGGTTCCATATTCCGCACTGCTGATGGCTTCGCGGTTGAGCAGGTTTGCCTTTGCGGTATCACCGCCCAGCCCCCGCACCGCGAGATTGAGAAAACTGCCCTGGGCGCAACACAATCGGTAACCTGGGCCTACTTTGAAACCCCCATGCAGGCTGTTGAACGGTTACGCGCTAATGGCTACAAGATAATAGCCATAGAGCAAGCCGAAAACAGTGTGATGCTAAACACCTTTACCCCTGCCGTCAACCAAAAATACGCGCTGATATTCGGCAACGAGGTAAACGGCGTAAGCGATGAGGTGATGCGGCACATCGATGCCTGCATTGAGATACCTCAGTTTGGCACCAAGCACTCGTTTAACATCGTGGTATCGGCGGGCATCGTGCTGTGGGACTTTTTTGCGAAGATGACCACATAA
- a CDS encoding galactokinase has protein sequence MITDLKKEFIKQYGKEATETYFSPGRVNLIGEHIDYNGGLVMPCAITFGSYLLVSPNTDNIFRFKSLNFAEQAEVPLYGEHQKTGEVWYNYPVGVIAHFLKDGKELQGLDMLFYGDIPIGSGLSSSASIEVVTAFALNDLFTADYSRLDLVKLSQSVENKFIGVNCGIMDQFAVAFGEKNKALMLNCDTLDYQAVDSNLGDYLLAIINTNKPRKLAESKYNERVQECQTALAALKQQLDINYLCDIDAQTFNEYRHLITDSVVQGRAKHVVEENDRVKLAAKALSNNNLAEFGRLMYASHQSLRDLYEVSGLELDTVVDYCKTNPDVAGARMTGAGFGGCAIALVKRDAFDKFSEEVTAYYSDKVGYAPSVYASLIGDGVGILNEVVSSK, from the coding sequence ATGATAACCGATCTGAAAAAGGAATTTATTAAGCAATACGGTAAAGAAGCTACTGAAACTTATTTTTCGCCCGGAAGGGTAAATCTTATAGGCGAGCATATCGACTATAACGGCGGCCTGGTTATGCCATGTGCCATCACCTTTGGTTCGTATTTACTCGTATCGCCCAATACAGATAATATTTTCAGGTTTAAAAGCCTCAATTTTGCTGAGCAGGCCGAGGTGCCCCTATACGGCGAGCATCAAAAAACCGGCGAGGTTTGGTATAACTACCCCGTTGGCGTAATCGCTCATTTTTTAAAAGATGGCAAGGAGCTTCAGGGGCTTGATATGCTGTTTTATGGCGATATCCCTATTGGTTCAGGCTTGTCCTCGTCGGCATCTATCGAAGTGGTTACCGCTTTTGCGTTAAACGATCTATTCACGGCAGATTACAGCAGGCTCGACCTGGTAAAGCTATCGCAATCCGTCGAGAACAAATTTATTGGTGTAAACTGCGGCATTATGGACCAGTTTGCCGTAGCGTTTGGCGAAAAAAATAAGGCGCTGATGCTGAACTGCGACACGCTGGATTACCAGGCGGTTGACAGTAACCTGGGCGATTACCTGCTGGCCATTATCAATACCAACAAACCCCGCAAGCTGGCCGAATCAAAATATAACGAACGTGTGCAGGAGTGCCAAACCGCCCTTGCCGCCCTAAAGCAGCAGCTGGATATCAATTACCTGTGTGATATAGACGCCCAAACATTCAACGAATACAGGCACCTGATAACCGACTCTGTTGTGCAGGGCCGCGCCAAACATGTAGTAGAAGAAAACGACCGGGTTAAGCTTGCAGCGAAAGCCCTTAGCAATAATAACCTGGCCGAGTTTGGCCGGCTGATGTATGCCTCGCACCAGTCGCTGCGCGATCTTTATGAAGTGAGCGGCCTTGAGCTGGACACGGTTGTAGATTATTGTAAAACAAACCCGGATGTTGCAGGCGCGCGCATGACGGGGGCAGGCTTCGGCGGCTGCGCCATAGCGTTGGTCAAGAGAGATGCTTTTGATAAGTTCAGCGAAGAGGTAACCGCTTATTACAGCGATAAGGTAGGCTACGCGCCATCTGTTTATGCATCTTTAATAGGCGATGGCGTAGGTATACTAAATGAGGTAGTAAGCAGCAAATAG
- a CDS encoding TraB/GumN family protein has protein sequence MTKPNLSKLQRITAFFLSAKKLTLFISLSITVLGAYAQQQKPSYTLLWKISGKGLSRPSYIFGTMHVKDKRVFNFSDSVMLAIQSCPSFALEVHPDTLIKQMFATLRSDDSNSLRKLLSKAEYDELSKRFEKKNGYPLGDINPIQAESMMRPVKDKPDDKKTFVDAYLYGVARGLNKNIYGLENTTDQLKSFSDSSEIKSRLQEMLESDEEEDLEETEQMITIYSTGVLKQIYDYLGDEKLADSILIGRNKVMAKSVVMHMATQPIFSAVGVAHLPGENGLIELLKNEGYTVTPVTANFTNVAAKFNTDYTKLKWVTYTDQQQGYSIDFPFDPVKTPISDNVEAVIYSDMANDMFFGTYATLTGASSRAGAADAAMKRIISNLKSKDGKILSNKIVYVNGLKTTELVVKRNKRSTMRYRLLMANNYLYCIYAGNDLPGISQPYANRFFNSFKSFEPAVIANKNWINYKNDTAAFSVALPMKPIIVKQQIPSPKDPEAKFDLHMYVATDSVKLINYLVRYNDYPEGMYLGDKKAGLEAIAKEIKRKGVKIVKVTTIFKDGYEGREITFEIQGYTCKAQLFLRGNRSYMLLKQNLQGGNINDGVDFFKTFKFEPYQASTLSPFVINDNYRAGVFEKSKISADSSKTYTSYLHTTKTVFSTNPATGGVFGFEHANISKYYRAQNIDSLFKLMQNDIVSYTDTLLKNDTIYVNGMRGREYITQNKTTQSKARSRVLIDNGNVFYLVSHTADEDLFSDGANMFYNSLVKTSPTPSIDLSASKAQLITTDLLSKDTTTFNYALGALSYYQFDKTELPYLYSALNKSYGNDTAENAAKPKLIRAIAKVKDESSVNKLVGVFNAPGTDTKTKVAILNVIANIDKGKGLETYFNLVSNIGDIKTDNAYMMFSSMYDSLEYTAANYSRIVPLLKYPHYRSPILSVTISMLSQNKYTALIKSHFKELTAYANDDLENYLINDTTQNKWGYPIYNYLQLMTKIKNEPLTETFTNRLIKRDTYPGFKSEAVLTRFANHLPTSQLIINKLLDSLALRYDVLEALNKSGQLAKAPQKYRTPVAFAEASLYKYLTDQDEGNVEHASLLGTLTEKGNTYYVFKFDTEYDTEKQQRIAICGPYKPGTTKLDFSGYHAYSDWEEKKANWQLQAKKMIPELKKQNAELLKNSTIN, from the coding sequence ATGACTAAACCTAACTTATCTAAACTACAACGTATTACTGCCTTTTTTTTATCTGCAAAAAAACTCACGTTATTCATATCATTATCCATTACGGTGTTGGGCGCGTACGCGCAGCAACAAAAACCCTCGTATACGCTGCTTTGGAAAATAAGCGGTAAAGGGCTAAGCCGGCCATCCTATATTTTTGGCACTATGCATGTTAAGGATAAACGCGTTTTTAACTTTAGCGACTCGGTTATGCTCGCTATTCAAAGTTGTCCTTCTTTCGCGCTCGAAGTACATCCCGATACCCTTATTAAACAAATGTTTGCTACACTGCGAAGCGACGACAGCAACAGCCTGCGCAAGTTGCTAAGTAAAGCCGAGTACGACGAACTATCAAAACGCTTTGAAAAAAAGAATGGTTATCCGTTAGGCGATATTAACCCTATACAAGCAGAATCAATGATGCGGCCTGTTAAAGATAAGCCGGATGATAAAAAAACGTTTGTGGACGCTTATCTATATGGCGTAGCCAGGGGCCTTAATAAAAACATTTACGGCTTGGAAAATACCACCGACCAACTGAAAAGTTTTAGCGACAGCAGTGAAATAAAAAGCAGGCTGCAGGAGATGCTGGAATCGGATGAGGAGGAAGACCTGGAAGAAACCGAACAGATGATAACGATTTACAGTACCGGCGTTCTTAAACAGATTTATGATTACTTAGGCGATGAGAAACTGGCAGATTCTATATTGATAGGCCGAAACAAAGTAATGGCCAAAAGCGTCGTAATGCATATGGCTACCCAGCCCATATTTTCAGCGGTTGGTGTTGCCCACCTGCCCGGTGAGAACGGACTTATTGAGTTGTTAAAGAACGAGGGCTATACTGTAACGCCTGTTACAGCTAATTTTACAAATGTAGCCGCTAAATTTAATACCGACTATACAAAACTTAAATGGGTAACCTATACAGATCAGCAACAAGGTTATTCGATAGATTTCCCTTTTGACCCTGTAAAAACCCCGATAAGTGACAATGTTGAGGCTGTAATATATTCAGATATGGCCAACGACATGTTTTTTGGCACATACGCTACACTAACAGGGGCAAGTTCAAGAGCCGGAGCTGCCGATGCAGCTATGAAAAGAATAATCAGCAATTTAAAAAGTAAGGACGGTAAAATTTTAAGCAATAAAATAGTTTATGTTAATGGGTTAAAAACAACGGAGTTAGTGGTAAAGCGCAACAAAAGGTCAACCATGCGTTACAGACTTTTAATGGCCAATAATTATCTGTACTGTATCTATGCGGGTAATGATCTTCCCGGCATAAGTCAGCCCTATGCAAACCGGTTTTTCAATTCGTTTAAAAGTTTTGAACCAGCCGTTATCGCTAATAAAAATTGGATAAATTATAAAAATGATACAGCAGCGTTTAGCGTTGCTTTACCCATGAAACCAATTATTGTAAAGCAGCAAATACCAAGCCCGAAAGATCCGGAAGCTAAATTTGATTTGCACATGTATGTAGCTACCGATAGCGTTAAACTAATTAATTACCTGGTAAGGTATAACGACTATCCCGAAGGGATGTACCTGGGTGATAAAAAAGCAGGTTTAGAGGCTATAGCAAAAGAAATCAAACGTAAAGGGGTAAAAATCGTGAAAGTTACAACCATATTTAAAGATGGCTATGAGGGGCGCGAGATCACTTTCGAGATACAGGGTTACACTTGTAAAGCCCAGTTATTTTTGCGCGGAAACCGGTCATACATGTTGCTTAAACAAAATCTGCAGGGTGGCAATATAAACGACGGGGTAGACTTTTTTAAAACATTTAAATTTGAGCCCTACCAGGCATCAACTTTATCACCCTTTGTTATAAATGATAACTACAGGGCAGGTGTATTTGAAAAATCCAAGATCTCTGCAGATTCCTCCAAAACTTATACATCATATTTACATACCACAAAAACCGTTTTTTCTACAAACCCGGCAACCGGAGGGGTGTTCGGCTTTGAACATGCCAATATCAGCAAGTATTACAGGGCCCAAAACATCGATAGCTTATTTAAGCTAATGCAAAACGACATCGTATCATATACCGACACCTTACTAAAAAACGATACTATTTATGTTAATGGCATGCGCGGCCGGGAGTATATCACCCAAAATAAAACAACACAATCAAAAGCCCGAAGCCGGGTTCTGATTGATAACGGTAATGTATTTTATCTGGTAAGCCATACTGCCGACGAAGATCTGTTCAGCGATGGCGCCAATATGTTTTACAACTCCTTAGTAAAAACATCGCCAACACCATCAATTGATTTAAGCGCATCAAAAGCCCAACTAATTACAACAGATCTTTTAAGCAAAGATACTACCACTTTTAATTACGCTTTAGGCGCACTCTCCTACTATCAGTTCGACAAAACCGAACTTCCTTATCTGTATAGCGCACTAAATAAAAGTTATGGTAACGATACCGCTGAAAATGCTGCAAAGCCCAAACTGATACGGGCGATTGCAAAAGTAAAAGACGAAAGCTCGGTAAATAAGTTAGTTGGGGTATTTAATGCACCTGGTACTGATACTAAAACCAAGGTGGCCATACTTAATGTAATTGCCAATATAGATAAGGGTAAAGGACTTGAAACGTATTTTAATTTAGTAAGCAATATCGGGGATATAAAAACTGATAATGCTTACATGATGTTCAGTTCGATGTACGATTCGCTGGAATATACAGCTGCAAATTATAGCCGGATAGTACCTTTATTAAAATATCCGCATTATCGTAGCCCAATATTATCCGTTACCATTTCAATGTTATCTCAAAACAAATACACGGCGTTGATAAAAAGCCATTTTAAGGAGCTTACGGCTTACGCAAACGACGACCTGGAAAATTACCTGATCAACGATACCACACAAAATAAATGGGGCTATCCTATATATAACTACCTGCAGTTGATGACCAAAATAAAGAATGAACCATTAACTGAAACCTTTACCAACAGGTTAATAAAGCGCGATACCTACCCGGGTTTTAAAAGCGAGGCTGTGCTTACCCGCTTCGCAAACCACTTACCTACCAGCCAATTGATAATTAATAAATTGTTAGATAGCTTAGCGTTGCGCTACGATGTTTTAGAAGCGTTAAATAAAAGCGGCCAACTTGCTAAAGCACCGCAAAAATATCGCACACCGGTAGCATTTGCCGAAGCATCGCTTTATAAATATCTAACAGATCAGGATGAAGGCAATGTTGAGCATGCATCGCTTTTGGGTACTTTAACAGAAAAAGGCAATACGTACTATGTGTTTAAATTTGATACCGAATACGATACAGAAAAGCAGCAGCGTATTGCAATTTGCGGGCCTTATAAGCCGGGCACCACTAAATTAGATTTTAGCGGTTACCATGCCTATAGCGATTGGGAAGAAAAAAAGGCGAACTGGCAGTTGCAGGCAAAAAAAATGATCCCTGAATTAAAAAAGCAAAATGCAGAGTTACTTAAAAACAGCACAATTAACTGA
- a CDS encoding YdeI family protein has translation MSPLAKKLLIKAGQRWLIMNAPEDYLAALEPLPDDVQLSFDPAGTFNGIQAFVKNSAELAAAMALLKPLLTDETVLWVIYPKKNSGIDTDLEMMSGWEVTKPYGLRPVASAAINNVWTALRFRPEHLVKHSDSSKASIAKQNEYSAYIDPDKKQITLPPYLQQSLAAEPAAMAAYEKLAWSHRKEYVVWILSAKQEQTRTNRISKMVEMLLAGKKNPSDK, from the coding sequence ATGAGTCCCCTTGCTAAAAAACTGCTTATAAAGGCAGGTCAGCGCTGGCTGATAATGAATGCCCCCGAGGATTACCTGGCCGCCCTTGAGCCACTGCCGGATGATGTACAATTATCTTTCGATCCGGCGGGTACTTTCAACGGCATACAGGCCTTTGTAAAAAACAGCGCTGAATTAGCGGCGGCAATGGCCCTGTTAAAACCGCTTTTAACAGACGAAACGGTTTTATGGGTCATCTATCCCAAAAAAAACTCGGGTATAGATACAGACCTGGAAATGATGAGCGGATGGGAGGTTACTAAGCCTTACGGACTAAGACCGGTGGCGTCCGCGGCGATCAATAACGTATGGACCGCCCTGCGCTTCCGGCCCGAACACCTGGTAAAACACTCCGACAGCAGCAAAGCGTCTATCGCGAAACAAAATGAATATTCCGCTTATATCGATCCGGATAAAAAACAGATAACCCTGCCTCCCTACCTGCAGCAATCACTGGCCGCCGAACCCGCAGCTATGGCCGCCTACGAAAAGCTGGCATGGTCGCACCGTAAGGAATACGTGGTTTGGATATTGAGTGCAAAGCAGGAACAAACCCGGACCAACCGCATATCGAAAATGGTTGAAATGCTATTGGCCGGCAAGAAAAATCCGTCAGATAAATAG
- a CDS encoding YciI family protein, whose protein sequence is MNQYLVTAYDYTDEGALERRMSVRPHHLDAAKTLKENGNYVLGGAILNDKGEMAGSVMVLQFDTEEELAAWQQSEPYITQKIWETVDVKPFKVANVG, encoded by the coding sequence ATGAACCAGTATCTTGTAACCGCTTATGATTATACCGACGAAGGCGCCCTTGAGCGCCGTATGAGTGTACGCCCTCACCACCTTGATGCGGCCAAAACTTTAAAAGAGAATGGCAACTACGTGTTGGGGGGCGCAATTTTAAATGATAAGGGAGAAATGGCAGGATCGGTAATGGTGCTGCAGTTTGACACCGAAGAAGAACTTGCGGCATGGCAGCAAAGCGAGCCTTACATCACCCAAAAAATATGGGAAACGGTAGATGTTAAGCCCTTTAAGGTTGCGAATGTGGGTTAG
- a CDS encoding DUF1761 domain-containing protein: MDTSLINWPAVIVAALSGFIVGGIWYAPPVFGNAWMRDSNLTAEQVQKGNKAKIFGFTLLFSLIMAANLAAFLAAPKTDVSWGATAGFLAGVWTFGAIAIHSLFELKGWRYIFINGGYSVVSLTIMGAIIGIWR; this comes from the coding sequence ATGGATACATCATTAATTAACTGGCCGGCCGTTATAGTGGCCGCCCTTTCGGGGTTTATAGTTGGCGGCATCTGGTATGCCCCGCCTGTATTTGGCAACGCCTGGATGAGGGATAGCAACCTTACTGCCGAACAGGTGCAAAAAGGTAACAAGGCAAAAATATTTGGCTTTACGCTGCTGTTTTCGCTGATCATGGCGGCCAATCTTGCAGCCTTTCTGGCGGCTCCAAAAACCGATGTGTCGTGGGGCGCTACTGCTGGTTTTCTGGCCGGGGTGTGGACGTTCGGCGCCATAGCCATACATAGCCTGTTCGAGTTGAAAGGCTGGCGTTATATCTTTATTAACGGTGGCTACAGCGTGGTGTCGTTAACCATCATGGGTGCCATCATTGGTATCTGGCGATAA